A genomic window from Phoenix dactylifera cultivar Barhee BC4 chromosome 7, palm_55x_up_171113_PBpolish2nd_filt_p, whole genome shotgun sequence includes:
- the LOC103702391 gene encoding LOW QUALITY PROTEIN: protein C2-DOMAIN ABA-RELATED 11 (The sequence of the model RefSeq protein was modified relative to this genomic sequence to represent the inferred CDS: deleted 3 bases in 3 codons) — MEENAGLLKVTIVQGRKLAIRDFTSSDPYVVVRVGNQTAKTKVINSCLNPVWNEELTFSTKEPLGVLKLEVFDRDRFKSDDKMGHTFLDLRPLASASKLKRALQLTTGETMLRKVAANSDNCLLADTSVTYANGEIVLDVRLKLRDVESGELYVTVKWIDHPTTTSVEEAR, encoded by the exons ATGGAGGAGAATGCTGGACTTCTAAAGGTGACCATCGTGCAAGGGAGGAAGCTGGCTATTCGCGATTTTACCAGCAGCGATCCCTACGTTGTGGTCAGAGTAGGAAATCAG ACTGCAAAGACAAAGGTCATCAAC AGTTGCTTAAATCCTGTTTGGAATGAAGAGCTAACATTCTCCACGAAAGAACCTCTTGGTGTCTTAAAACTG GAGGTGTTCGATAGG GACCGGTTCAAATCAGATGACAAGATGGGTCATACTTTTCTTGACCTTCGGCCACTTGCCTCAGCTTCAAAGTTGAAGCGAGCACTGCAGCTAACTACAGGCGAGACCATGTTGAGGAAAGTGGCAGCTAACAGcgacaattgcctcttggctgaCACCTCTGTCACATACGCGAATGGTGAGATTGTGCTTGATGTCCGTTTG AAGCTTCGTGATGTTGAATCAGGTGAATTATATGTGACGGTCAAGTGGATTGATCACCCAACTACTACTTCTGTGGAAGAGGCTAGATAA